A single genomic interval of Dromiciops gliroides isolate mDroGli1 chromosome 1, mDroGli1.pri, whole genome shotgun sequence harbors:
- the GPX4 gene encoding phospholipid hydroperoxide glutathione peroxidase isoform X2 — protein sequence MSFSRLYRLVKPALLCAVLAAPGLSSSMCASRNDWRCARSMHDFSAKDIDGRIVSLDKYRGYVCIVTNVASQUGKTDVNYTQLVDLHARYAEHGLRILAFPCNQFGRQEPGSNAEIREFAAGYNVKFDMYSKICVNGDDAHPLWKWMKIQPRGKGILGNAIKWNFTKFLVDKDGCVVKRYGPMEEPLVIEKDLPCYL from the exons ATGAGTTTCAGCCGCCTCTACCGCCTGGTGAAGCCAGCTCTGCTGTGCGCAGTCCTGGCGGCTCCAGGCCTTTCCAGCAGTATG TGCGCTTCCCGCAATGACTGGAGATGCGCCAGGTCCATGCACGATTTTTCAGCTAAGGACATTGATGGGCGCATAGTGTCCCTGGATAAGTACAG gggCTATGTCTGCATCGTCACCAATGTAGCCTCCCAATGAGGTAAGACAGACGTAAACTACACTCAGCTTGTCGACCTGCACGCCAGATACGCTGAGCACGGTTTACGGATCTTAGCCTTCCCCTGCAACCAGTttgggaggcag GAGCCAGGGAGTAATGCGGAAATCCGAGAATTCGCTGCCGGCTACAATGTCAAGTTTGATATGTACAGCAAGATATGTGTCAATGGTGATGATGCCCACCCCCTATGGAAATGGATGAAAATCCAGCCCAGAGGGAAGGGAATTTTGGGCAA CGCAATAAAGTGGAACTTCACCAAG ttCCTCGTTGACAAAGACGGCTGTGTGGTGAAGCGGTACGGTCCCATGGAAGAGCCCCTG GTGATTGAGAAGGACCTGCCTTGCTACCTctag
- the POLR2E gene encoding DNA-directed RNA polymerases I, II, and III subunit RPABC1, with the protein MDDEEETYRLWKIRKTIMQLCHDRGYLVTQDELDQTLEEFKAQFGDKPSEGRPRRTDLTVLVAHNDDPTDQMFVFFPEEPKVGIKTIKMYCQRMQEENITRALIVVQQGMTPSAKQSLVDMAPKYILEQFLQQELLINITEHELVPEHVVMTKEEVTELLARYKLRENQLPRIQAGDPVARYFGIKRGQVVKIIRPSETAGRYITYRLVQ; encoded by the exons ATGGATGACGAGGAGGAGACCTATCGGCTATGGAAGATCCGCAAGACTATCATGCAG TTATGTCATGATCGGGGCTACTTGGTGACCCAGGATGAATTAGATCAGACTTTGGAAGAGTTCAAAGCCCAGTTCGGAGATAAGCCCAGTGAAGGACGGCCTCGCCGCACTGATCTTACGGTATTGGTGGCCCACAATGATGACCCCACGGACCAGATGTTTGTCTTCTTCCCAG AGGAGCCCAAGGTTGGTATAAAGACCATCAAGATGTACTGCCAGCGGATGCAGGAGGAGAACATCACCAGGGCCCTCATTGTGGTGCAGCAGGGCATGACGCCCTCTGCTAAGCAG tcccTGGTTGACATGGCTCCCAAGTATATTCTAGAACAATTTCTACAGCAGGAGCTGCTCATCAATATCACTGAACATGAG CTGGTTCCAGAGCATGTTGTCATGACAAAAGAGGAAGTCACTGAGCTGTTGGCTCGATA TAAGCTTCGAGAAAACCAGCTGCCCAGAATCCAGGCCGGAGATCCCGTAGCGCGTTATTTTGGAATAAAGCGAGGGCAG GTGGTGAAGATCATAAGACCCAGTGAGACAGCAGGCAGATATATCACGTACCGGCTAGTGCAATAA
- the GPX4 gene encoding phospholipid hydroperoxide glutathione peroxidase isoform X1, with protein sequence MIQLSLRALAASGTCRPGLDSCLCSLWRRSPACRSLFLRFMGCASRNDWRCARSMHDFSAKDIDGRIVSLDKYRGYVCIVTNVASQUGKTDVNYTQLVDLHARYAEHGLRILAFPCNQFGRQEPGSNAEIREFAAGYNVKFDMYSKICVNGDDAHPLWKWMKIQPRGKGILGNAIKWNFTKFLVDKDGCVVKRYGPMEEPLVIEKDLPCYL encoded by the exons atgatccaaCTGTCCCTGAGGGCTCTGGCTGCCTCCGGGACCTGCAGGCCTGGCTTGGACTCCTGCCTCTGCTCCCTTTGGAGACGTTCTCCAGCCTGTCGGAGCCTGTTTCTCAGGTTCATGGGG TGCGCTTCCCGCAATGACTGGAGATGCGCCAGGTCCATGCACGATTTTTCAGCTAAGGACATTGATGGGCGCATAGTGTCCCTGGATAAGTACAG gggCTATGTCTGCATCGTCACCAATGTAGCCTCCCAATGAGGTAAGACAGACGTAAACTACACTCAGCTTGTCGACCTGCACGCCAGATACGCTGAGCACGGTTTACGGATCTTAGCCTTCCCCTGCAACCAGTttgggaggcag GAGCCAGGGAGTAATGCGGAAATCCGAGAATTCGCTGCCGGCTACAATGTCAAGTTTGATATGTACAGCAAGATATGTGTCAATGGTGATGATGCCCACCCCCTATGGAAATGGATGAAAATCCAGCCCAGAGGGAAGGGAATTTTGGGCAA CGCAATAAAGTGGAACTTCACCAAG ttCCTCGTTGACAAAGACGGCTGTGTGGTGAAGCGGTACGGTCCCATGGAAGAGCCCCTG GTGATTGAGAAGGACCTGCCTTGCTACCTctag